A single region of the Salipaludibacillus sp. LMS25 genome encodes:
- a CDS encoding 1,4-dihydroxy-6-naphthoate synthase has product MNIAFSPCPNDTFTFHAWVHGLIDGAPELHVTYADIDKTNYWAMAHKGPEVMKISYAALPYVLSDYQLIPCGGALGRGCGPLVLTKEKGHTADLSGKTVAVPSDKSTAFMLFTLWAAQNVPHGIGKVVVLPFNEIMPAVKAGKVDAGLVIHEARFTYKQYDLTLMVDLGDWWEGDTGLPIPLGAIIAKRTLGKKEEITEWIRRSVEYAWKHPEASMDYVMAHADEMSGDVAKSHIELYVNEFTEKLGEDGYAAIESLLSRAAAEGVVPQCDLARLRD; this is encoded by the coding sequence ATGAACATCGCATTTTCACCGTGTCCAAATGATACATTTACGTTCCATGCGTGGGTGCACGGACTTATTGACGGTGCACCGGAACTTCACGTGACGTATGCTGATATTGATAAGACGAATTATTGGGCAATGGCTCATAAGGGACCTGAAGTCATGAAGATTTCTTATGCGGCATTACCGTACGTGTTGAGTGATTATCAGTTGATCCCATGCGGAGGCGCACTTGGTCGGGGATGTGGCCCATTAGTATTAACGAAGGAGAAGGGACATACTGCCGATCTATCAGGGAAAACAGTGGCGGTTCCTAGTGATAAGTCAACTGCTTTTATGTTGTTCACGTTATGGGCGGCGCAAAATGTTCCCCATGGAATAGGTAAGGTGGTTGTACTGCCATTTAATGAGATAATGCCAGCTGTTAAAGCTGGTAAAGTGGATGCGGGTCTCGTCATACATGAAGCTAGATTTACATACAAACAGTACGACTTAACACTGATGGTGGATTTAGGTGACTGGTGGGAAGGAGACACAGGATTGCCGATTCCATTAGGGGCGATCATTGCTAAAAGAACATTAGGAAAAAAAGAAGAGATTACCGAATGGATACGCCGATCTGTAGAGTATGCTTGGAAACACCCAGAAGCCTCCATGGACTATGTTATGGCTCACGCAGACGAAATGTCAGGGGATGTGGCAAAATCGCATATTGAATTATACGTCAATGAGTTTACGGAAAAATTAGGTGAGGATGGTTATGCTGCTATTGAATCCCTGTTAAGTAGAGCTGCTGCCGAAGGGGTTGTACCTCAATGTGATTTAGCAAGGCTTAGGGATTGA
- a CDS encoding hemolysin III family protein codes for MNAYIREPVNGLTHLAGALLSFVALLAMVMKVSVDGVSPLELMAVIIFGISLILLYSASATYHMVIAKDKVIAFFRRMDHSMIYVLIAGTYTPFCLITMNGIAGWTLFGVVTVLAIAGVVFKMVWFHSPRWLSTGLYIGMGWLVVFFFAPLSEVMAFPGLMLLLAGGILYTIGGVIYGWKPHWIEFKHIGYHEIFHIFILLGSLAHFLSVYLYVI; via the coding sequence ATGAATGCGTATATTCGGGAACCGGTGAACGGTCTCACACATTTGGCTGGTGCACTTCTATCATTCGTTGCATTGCTAGCAATGGTTATGAAGGTCTCTGTAGATGGTGTCTCCCCATTGGAGCTTATGGCAGTGATTATTTTTGGGATCAGTCTCATATTGTTGTATTCAGCTTCTGCCACCTATCATATGGTCATTGCTAAAGATAAAGTTATTGCGTTTTTTAGACGGATGGATCATTCGATGATTTATGTGTTGATTGCAGGTACTTATACACCATTTTGTCTTATTACAATGAATGGTATAGCAGGGTGGACACTGTTTGGTGTTGTGACAGTTCTGGCTATTGCAGGTGTAGTCTTTAAAATGGTTTGGTTTCATTCTCCTAGATGGCTCTCAACGGGACTATATATTGGAATGGGGTGGCTTGTGGTCTTCTTTTTTGCTCCGTTATCTGAAGTCATGGCTTTTCCTGGACTGATGCTACTTCTTGCTGGAGGTATTTTATATACGATAGGCGGTGTGATCTATGGTTGGAAACCTCATTGGATTGAATTTAAACACATCGGCTACCATGAGATTTTTCATATCTTTATTTTACTTGGAAGTTTAGCCCATTTCCTCAGTGTTTATTTATATGTCATATAA
- a CDS encoding general stress protein: MTPIYKEFHNDEEVVSSVQALKNKGISGDNIYVVAHDDDRTKRVADNADANTIGMSEQSFGEATKNLFRQKGDELRTKFSEVGFTDAMAEDLEESLDEGKIVVVVKDAPEDVFI; the protein is encoded by the coding sequence ATGACACCTATTTACAAAGAATTTCACAATGATGAGGAAGTTGTATCGTCTGTTCAAGCATTAAAAAACAAAGGTATTAGTGGAGATAATATTTATGTTGTCGCCCATGACGATGATCGAACGAAAAGAGTCGCTGACAATGCAGATGCGAATACGATTGGCATGAGTGAGCAAAGCTTTGGAGAAGCAACGAAGAATCTATTCCGGCAAAAAGGCGATGAACTCCGCACAAAATTTAGTGAAGTTGGCTTCACTGATGCTATGGCAGAAGATTTAGAGGAAAGTTTAGATGAGGGAAAAATTGTCGTGGTCGTTAAAGATGCCCCAGAAGATGTCTTTATTTAA
- a CDS encoding YwbE family protein yields the protein MNGQQRKNIKPGMEVAIVLKQDQRTGKLTKGVVKDLLTKSQTHPHGIKVRLIDGQVGRVKEIISDSDNQ from the coding sequence ATGAACGGTCAGCAAAGAAAAAACATCAAGCCTGGTATGGAAGTGGCCATTGTATTAAAGCAGGATCAACGAACAGGTAAGCTAACGAAAGGGGTTGTAAAGGATTTGTTAACGAAGTCGCAGACGCATCCCCATGGTATTAAAGTGAGACTCATTGACGGACAAGTGGGTCGTGTGAAAGAGATAATCTCTGATAGTGATAATCAGTAG
- a CDS encoding CoB--CoM heterodisulfide reductase iron-sulfur subunit B family protein, with amino-acid sequence MRYAFFPGCTLESAAEELMISTKKVAAAMGIELIELNGWTCCGASHIQDVNADLSDAVNARNIALAEELNAPLLTVCNTCTLMLRNTKTKLDKSEKKRDSANAKLHEAGMTYKGTSDVTHLLWVLIKDYGLDELKKLVKRPLTGLKVANFYGCHILRPADVMGFEDPLNPQSMEMVAEALGAEVVDYDQRLACCGFHAVFPAEKEVMKLTEKNCLSSKAAKADCIVTPCPLCQMQLDMYQPDAQKGSQMDITMPILHLPQLIGLALGFEPEELAIDRHIVDVIPTLKVAIG; translated from the coding sequence ATGAGATATGCCTTTTTTCCAGGATGTACGTTAGAATCTGCGGCTGAGGAATTAATGATTTCCACGAAGAAAGTAGCAGCGGCCATGGGAATCGAGCTGATTGAATTAAACGGCTGGACATGTTGTGGAGCCAGCCATATACAAGATGTGAACGCTGATTTGAGCGATGCGGTTAATGCACGAAATATTGCTTTGGCAGAAGAATTGAATGCCCCTTTATTAACCGTCTGCAATACATGTACACTTATGCTTAGAAATACGAAAACAAAGCTCGATAAAAGTGAGAAGAAACGAGATTCAGCTAATGCGAAGCTTCATGAAGCAGGGATGACGTATAAAGGCACATCTGATGTCACCCATTTATTATGGGTCCTCATTAAAGACTATGGGTTGGATGAGCTTAAGAAATTAGTAAAACGCCCGCTAACAGGTTTGAAAGTGGCTAATTTCTACGGGTGTCACATTTTAAGACCAGCTGATGTGATGGGATTTGAAGATCCATTAAATCCGCAATCGATGGAAATGGTAGCAGAAGCACTAGGGGCGGAAGTTGTGGATTATGATCAACGTCTTGCCTGTTGCGGGTTTCATGCCGTCTTTCCAGCAGAAAAAGAAGTGATGAAGCTCACAGAAAAAAATTGTTTGTCATCTAAAGCCGCTAAAGCGGATTGTATCGTGACACCTTGTCCTCTCTGTCAAATGCAGTTGGATATGTATCAGCCTGATGCACAAAAAGGAAGTCAAATGGACATCACTATGCCGATTTTACACTTGCCTCAATTAATTGGGCTGGCGTTAGGGTTCGAGCCTGAAGAGTTGGCGATCGACCGCCATATAGTCGATGTTATTCCTACATTAAAGGTGGCAATAGGTTAG
- a CDS encoding futalosine hydrolase, whose protein sequence is MEQLAKHVLIVTSVDAEKTAILSGIQDRQTLEIDVHTVGVGSVAAAVNTANLLAKHSYDMVINMGVAGGFPSKAEIGDAVIATDITAADLGAESDDGFKPIEELGFGQSVLRSDNVLSERLTQGLKARCTFSIHRGPVVTLSTVTGTAKTLTELEKRVQGVVAEAMEGFGVATAATSANIPFLEIRTISNMVGPRDKSAWRLDVALHSLEHVSKHLKEVL, encoded by the coding sequence ATGGAACAATTGGCCAAGCATGTGTTAATAGTCACGTCGGTAGATGCAGAGAAAACTGCTATTCTATCAGGAATTCAAGACAGACAAACACTCGAAATAGACGTTCACACAGTAGGAGTTGGGTCTGTAGCAGCTGCAGTTAATACAGCGAATCTCCTTGCGAAACATTCGTATGATATGGTAATTAATATGGGGGTTGCCGGCGGATTCCCTAGCAAGGCAGAAATTGGAGATGCTGTCATTGCAACCGACATAACGGCTGCGGACTTGGGAGCGGAAAGTGATGATGGCTTTAAACCGATTGAAGAATTAGGATTCGGTCAGTCAGTACTGAGGAGTGACAACGTGCTAAGTGAACGCTTAACGCAAGGGTTGAAAGCAAGATGCACGTTTTCTATTCATAGAGGACCTGTCGTAACATTGTCGACTGTTACGGGAACAGCTAAAACATTAACAGAACTGGAAAAGCGGGTACAAGGAGTCGTCGCTGAAGCGATGGAAGGCTTTGGCGTGGCTACCGCAGCTACCAGTGCTAATATACCGTTTTTAGAGATTCGCACGATCTCAAATATGGTCGGTCCGAGAGATAAATCGGCTTGGCGACTTGATGTGGCACTTCATTCATTAGAACACGTCAGTAAGCATTTAAAGGAGGTTTTATAA
- a CDS encoding trimeric intracellular cation channel family protein gives MWDVLNVIGTIAFALSGVLVAMEEKYDLIGIYILGFITAFGGGAVRNLLIGVPVSELWGQGALFTVAFAVMTLAFVFPKVVRWTLLRRGVFFDAIGLGAFSVQGAMYAYSMDLPLSASIAAAALTGTGGGMIRDVLAGRKPLFLQKDIYIAWTLIPGIIVGTGWLTSSWQLLLIVVTVVIMRLCASYFGWKLPIRTVSYHT, from the coding sequence ATGTGGGATGTATTAAACGTTATTGGTACCATTGCGTTTGCTTTGAGCGGTGTGCTAGTAGCGATGGAAGAAAAGTATGATTTAATTGGTATTTATATTTTAGGGTTTATTACGGCATTCGGTGGTGGAGCTGTGAGGAATTTACTTATTGGTGTGCCAGTATCAGAACTTTGGGGACAAGGGGCGCTCTTTACTGTTGCTTTTGCTGTTATGACGTTAGCATTTGTATTTCCGAAAGTAGTGCGATGGACACTTCTTCGTAGAGGTGTCTTTTTTGATGCCATTGGACTGGGGGCATTTTCGGTCCAAGGAGCGATGTATGCCTATTCCATGGACTTGCCGTTAAGTGCTAGTATCGCTGCCGCTGCATTAACTGGAACAGGGGGTGGGATGATTAGAGATGTCTTAGCAGGGAGAAAGCCATTATTTCTACAGAAAGATATTTATATTGCATGGACCTTAATTCCAGGAATCATTGTAGGAACAGGCTGGTTAACGTCGTCATGGCAGCTTTTATTGATTGTTGTGACAGTCGTCATTATGCGACTTTGCGCCTCCTATTTCGGCTGGAAACTTCCTATTCGAACAGTTAGTTACCATACATGA
- a CDS encoding DUF1836 domain-containing protein has protein sequence METLEELLANLQLNNHIELTDIPDLDLYMDQVIQLFDKTFDDAKRHEKDKVLTKTMINNYAKGGLIPPIKNKKYAKEHMIFLSLIYEMKGVLSIQDIKLTLSELIEGSAPSPEALQAFYTHYLTLSKGNSDKFRKGCTDHLSEVDDLSKDATVTQKHIMMILTLINMSNIYRKAAEKLVDNLTAQQE, from the coding sequence ATGGAAACCCTTGAGGAACTGTTAGCTAACCTACAGCTTAACAATCACATTGAACTGACGGACATCCCTGACCTTGATCTGTATATGGACCAGGTCATTCAATTATTCGATAAGACGTTTGATGATGCTAAGCGCCATGAAAAAGATAAAGTTCTAACGAAAACCATGATTAATAATTATGCAAAAGGAGGACTGATTCCTCCAATTAAAAATAAAAAATATGCTAAGGAACACATGATTTTTCTCTCTTTAATTTATGAAATGAAGGGTGTATTATCTATCCAAGACATTAAACTGACGTTATCGGAATTGATAGAAGGTTCCGCCCCTTCACCAGAAGCGCTTCAAGCATTTTATACCCATTATTTAACCTTGTCTAAAGGAAATTCAGATAAGTTTCGTAAGGGTTGTACTGATCATTTGTCAGAGGTAGATGACCTTTCAAAAGATGCTACCGTCACGCAGAAGCACATTATGATGATTCTCACGCTTATTAACATGAGTAATATTTATCGTAAAGCAGCGGAAAAATTAGTAGACAATCTGACAGCACAGCAAGAGTAA
- a CDS encoding MalY/PatB family protein, whose product MAFFEHNIDRTGTFSVKWERTKEVFKTEDDVLPMWVADMDFRPPQAVSDALKKRVDHGIFGYTYTGESVSDAIVNWMKKRHEWPITKSWLTYSSGVVPSIGQAIQALTEPGDRVLIQSPVYPPFFSMITDNDRKIENCPLIKKKNQYTIDFEAFEQALNNGVKLFILCNPHNPVGRVWTVEELRQMAELCLAHDVVIVSDEIHSDLILTGHKHIPIASLSKEIAENTITLAAPSKTFNLAGLQASVIICANSDLQKKLNTIARRQGSFTLNTFGIVAMEAAYRDGEQWLTELLTYLEGNIEVARSYIAEELPELTVVEPEGTYLLWIDCSKLGLSDSKLNHLFISKGKVGFNPGISFGKGGEGFVRMNVACPRSTIMEGLTRMKKAIHSS is encoded by the coding sequence ATGGCCTTTTTCGAACATAATATAGACCGAACGGGCACATTCTCTGTTAAATGGGAACGGACGAAGGAAGTCTTTAAAACAGAAGATGATGTTTTACCAATGTGGGTAGCCGATATGGATTTCAGACCCCCGCAAGCTGTCAGTGATGCCCTCAAAAAACGAGTCGATCATGGCATTTTTGGGTATACGTATACAGGTGAATCAGTAAGTGACGCCATTGTCAATTGGATGAAAAAACGTCATGAATGGCCTATAACTAAAAGCTGGCTAACGTACAGCTCTGGTGTTGTCCCCTCGATCGGCCAAGCGATTCAAGCATTAACTGAACCAGGTGATCGTGTCTTAATCCAATCACCTGTCTATCCGCCATTTTTCTCAATGATAACGGATAACGACCGTAAAATTGAAAACTGTCCCTTAATTAAAAAGAAAAACCAATACACCATTGACTTCGAAGCCTTTGAACAGGCACTTAATAATGGCGTAAAGCTTTTCATACTTTGCAATCCTCATAATCCCGTAGGACGGGTATGGACAGTGGAAGAGTTACGTCAGATGGCTGAACTTTGCCTAGCTCATGATGTTGTCATTGTCTCAGATGAGATTCATTCTGATTTAATTTTGACAGGGCATAAGCATATTCCAATCGCGTCTTTATCTAAGGAGATTGCTGAAAATACGATCACATTAGCCGCACCGAGTAAAACGTTTAACTTAGCGGGACTTCAAGCGTCCGTGATCATTTGTGCTAACAGCGACCTTCAGAAGAAACTAAATACCATAGCCAGACGTCAAGGAAGCTTCACCCTCAACACATTCGGCATCGTGGCAATGGAAGCCGCTTATCGTGACGGTGAACAATGGCTTACCGAGCTTTTAACCTATTTAGAGGGAAATATTGAGGTGGCCCGGAGTTATATCGCTGAGGAGCTACCTGAATTAACCGTTGTGGAACCTGAAGGCACCTACTTGTTATGGATTGATTGTAGTAAATTAGGTCTATCTGATAGTAAGCTAAATCATTTATTCATAAGCAAAGGAAAAGTAGGCTTCAACCCTGGAATAAGCTTTGGTAAAGGTGGAGAAGGCTTTGTACGTATGAATGTTGCCTGCCCACGCAGTACAATTATGGAGGGACTTACTAGGATGAAAAAAGCGATCCACTCGTCATGA
- a CDS encoding TrkH family potassium uptake protein, with translation MKLSSVKQKKISPPRVLAVGFLVTIVIGTLLLMLPFATKEGITLIDALFTATSATTVTGLIVVDTGSAFTFFGQIVIMLLIKVGGLGLMTFAILIVLALGKRIGLRERLLVQESLNQTSLGGMIRLVKVLLIFAFSMEAIATLFLSFHWIPKYGWGFGFFTSLFHSISAFNNAGFSLWRDSLSGYVGDPVVNIIITFLFITGGIGFTVVYDLFRTKTFRQLSLHTKLMLVGTLVVNIVAMFLMFVLEYGNPDTLGSLTGSEKLWASYFQAVTPRTAGFNTVDIGSLTPGTITFMLVLMFIGAGSASTGSGIKLTTFIIIVLAISSYLRARKETVVFERRIDNHIVIRALSIVGVSLTAVFISVFLLSVTETAPYLALVFEAFSAFGTVGLSMGITDELTFMGKQVIIVLMVIGRIGPVTLAFALAKSETAHVRYPKGDVFTG, from the coding sequence ATGAAATTATCATCTGTTAAACAAAAGAAAATATCACCACCGAGAGTTCTTGCCGTTGGTTTTCTTGTCACTATCGTTATTGGAACGTTGTTACTCATGTTGCCTTTTGCCACAAAAGAAGGGATTACACTGATCGATGCTTTGTTTACGGCCACGTCTGCTACAACAGTGACAGGCCTTATTGTAGTAGACACTGGATCAGCCTTTACGTTCTTTGGCCAAATCGTCATTATGCTTTTAATTAAAGTCGGTGGTCTCGGTTTAATGACATTTGCTATTTTAATAGTTTTAGCATTAGGCAAACGTATCGGGTTAAGAGAAAGGTTGCTAGTCCAAGAGTCTCTAAATCAAACGTCGTTAGGGGGCATGATCCGTCTCGTAAAAGTACTGTTAATTTTTGCGTTCTCTATGGAAGCTATTGCCACCCTTTTCTTGTCATTTCATTGGATTCCTAAATATGGTTGGGGATTTGGCTTCTTTACGAGCTTATTTCATTCTATTTCGGCATTTAATAACGCAGGATTCTCGTTATGGCGTGACAGTTTATCAGGATATGTTGGCGACCCTGTCGTTAATATCATCATCACATTTTTATTTATAACAGGAGGTATCGGGTTTACCGTCGTCTATGATTTATTTCGTACGAAAACATTCAGACAATTATCCCTTCATACAAAATTAATGTTAGTAGGGACGTTGGTTGTGAATATAGTCGCGATGTTCCTAATGTTTGTCCTTGAATACGGAAATCCAGATACACTTGGAAGTTTAACAGGAAGTGAGAAGTTATGGGCTTCCTATTTCCAAGCGGTCACACCGAGAACGGCAGGCTTTAATACCGTGGATATCGGAAGCCTGACACCAGGTACAATCACGTTTATGTTGGTACTTATGTTCATTGGTGCAGGCAGTGCGTCTACGGGGAGCGGTATTAAGTTGACAACGTTTATTATTATCGTGTTGGCAATTAGCTCCTATTTAAGAGCACGAAAGGAAACGGTTGTGTTTGAGCGGCGCATTGATAATCACATTGTGATTCGTGCCCTTTCAATTGTCGGTGTTAGTCTGACCGCCGTCTTTATAAGTGTCTTTTTATTATCAGTTACAGAGACAGCTCCCTATTTAGCACTGGTTTTTGAAGCATTTTCAGCCTTTGGAACAGTAGGACTGTCCATGGGGATTACCGATGAGTTAACGTTTATGGGGAAGCAGGTTATCATTGTTTTGATGGTGATAGGACGAATTGGCCCGGTGACGTTAGCATTTGCGTTGGCAAAATCCGAGACAGCTCATGTTCGCTATCCGAAAGGCGATGTGTTTACTGGGTGA
- a CDS encoding DUF2188 domain-containing protein: MPWDTNDYPDSLKNLKTPIKKKAIDIANAMVDEGYEEGRAIPIATEQAKEWYSHASEKEIKEITYKHDKELKKRDGDNHSSSRPELMEKGEHVYPHENGWAVQAEEAKQPSEVFENKQEAIKRAKEIAKNKQTHLVIHKSDGSIQERQSYDIQ; this comes from the coding sequence GTGCCATGGGATACAAACGATTATCCTGACTCGTTAAAAAACCTAAAGACACCTATTAAGAAAAAGGCGATAGACATTGCCAATGCTATGGTTGATGAAGGATATGAAGAAGGACGGGCCATTCCAATCGCAACGGAGCAAGCTAAAGAATGGTACAGTCACGCCAGTGAGAAAGAGATTAAAGAGATCACATATAAACATGATAAAGAGTTAAAAAAGCGCGATGGTGACAACCACTCATCTTCCCGACCCGAACTGATGGAGAAAGGCGAACACGTTTATCCGCATGAAAATGGCTGGGCGGTGCAGGCGGAAGAGGCCAAACAGCCGTCTGAGGTCTTTGAGAATAAGCAAGAAGCCATTAAGCGAGCTAAAGAGATAGCTAAAAATAAACAAACACACCTCGTTATTCACAAATCGGACGGTTCCATTCAGGAACGACAATCATATGATATTCAGTAA
- a CDS encoding succinate dehydrogenase/fumarate reductase iron-sulfur subunit, which yields MDKFIFHIQRFDGEKKWLQRYELPYEPGKTVLWALTTIKDDLDPTLNFTSACRHAICGSCGIKVNGHSFLSCKTSLDELVARFKTTALTFEPMGNFDVVRDLVIDWKPKMEKMKKVNPWLSPASHGSKSDGFIQSKEEADAIAKPTDCILCGACASECNQLDVNDGSYLDPFIFNKAYRFLVDSRDNAPDARLKPVVENGLWKCLHCNECVTQCPKGIPLTDQIAYLRQRSMENGERNNQGARHAYAFHDDVRSKGRLNEMMLPVKTDGVVKTVTKKIPFAYRMIAKGKINPFHFPKKIDGIEGVRKIYSENEKERV from the coding sequence ATGGATAAATTTATTTTTCACATACAACGTTTTGACGGCGAAAAAAAATGGCTTCAGCGCTATGAACTTCCCTATGAACCAGGGAAAACCGTCCTCTGGGCGTTAACGACGATTAAGGACGACTTAGACCCAACATTGAACTTTACGTCAGCCTGTCGTCACGCCATTTGCGGAAGCTGTGGCATTAAAGTTAATGGCCATTCTTTCTTAAGTTGTAAAACATCTTTAGATGAACTTGTTGCCAGATTCAAGACGACAGCACTCACATTCGAACCAATGGGGAATTTTGATGTTGTAAGAGATTTGGTGATTGATTGGAAGCCTAAAATGGAAAAGATGAAAAAAGTGAACCCATGGCTTTCCCCGGCGAGCCACGGTAGCAAGAGTGACGGTTTTATTCAATCAAAAGAAGAGGCTGACGCTATCGCTAAGCCGACAGATTGTATTTTATGTGGTGCTTGCGCGTCTGAATGTAATCAATTAGATGTGAATGATGGCTCATATCTCGATCCCTTTATTTTTAACAAAGCGTATCGTTTTCTCGTAGATTCTAGAGATAATGCTCCCGACGCACGCTTAAAGCCAGTAGTCGAGAATGGTTTATGGAAATGTCTTCATTGTAATGAGTGTGTGACACAGTGCCCTAAAGGGATTCCTTTAACAGATCAGATCGCTTATTTACGACAACGGTCGATGGAGAACGGAGAAAGGAATAATCAAGGCGCGCGACACGCCTATGCTTTCCATGATGATGTGAGGAGCAAAGGGCGTTTAAATGAAATGATGCTCCCAGTGAAAACGGATGGTGTTGTCAAAACAGTCACGAAAAAAATACCATTTGCTTATCGCATGATAGCAAAAGGGAAAATAAATCCATTTCATTTTCCTAAGAAAATTGACGGCATTGAAGGCGTGAGAAAAATATACAGCGAGAATGAAAAGGAGCGAGTCTGA
- a CDS encoding YihY/virulence factor BrkB family protein: MLKLLWTRFNQHNLIDLGAQCAYYFLLSLFPFLIFIISLLTFLPFTFEDVYRLLQEAYIPAGVLEVIENQWQVLERNHQTGALSLGIIFTLWTASLALNAIIRSLNTAYHVSAERGMIKARLTSIILTISMFFVIIVALGVQIIGSQLQHFLEFDLGLFEIDVFRWLFTSTITFLVFLILYLVGPNIRLHFRDVYIGAIVATLGWQLTSYGFSIYLNTFANYSATYGTIGTVIALMVWFHLSSLILLLGGEINAILKEDRHHL, from the coding sequence ATGTTAAAGCTGCTATGGACCCGTTTTAACCAGCACAATTTAATTGACTTAGGGGCTCAATGTGCTTACTATTTTCTATTATCACTATTTCCTTTTCTCATCTTTATTATCAGTCTGCTAACATTTCTCCCTTTCACGTTCGAGGATGTATATCGGCTCCTTCAGGAAGCTTATATTCCTGCCGGGGTGCTTGAAGTGATTGAAAACCAGTGGCAAGTCCTTGAGCGCAATCACCAAACTGGAGCTCTTTCATTAGGGATTATCTTTACTTTATGGACGGCTTCCCTTGCCTTAAATGCCATTATTAGATCATTGAACACAGCCTATCACGTATCAGCGGAACGTGGCATGATCAAAGCTCGCTTAACCTCTATTATCTTAACTATCTCCATGTTTTTTGTCATTATTGTGGCTCTTGGGGTTCAAATTATCGGTTCTCAACTGCAACATTTTTTAGAGTTTGATTTGGGACTTTTTGAAATTGATGTCTTCCGGTGGTTATTTACATCAACAATCACCTTTTTAGTTTTTTTAATTCTCTATCTAGTAGGCCCCAACATTCGACTTCATTTTCGAGACGTGTATATTGGTGCTATCGTCGCAACACTGGGCTGGCAGTTAACCTCTTATGGCTTTTCGATTTATTTAAATACATTTGCTAATTATTCAGCCACTTATGGGACAATCGGGACGGTCATTGCTCTAATGGTCTGGTTCCATCTATCCTCTCTTATCCTGCTTCTCGGTGGTGAAATAAACGCCATATTAAAAGAAGATAGACACCATTTATAG